From one Malus sylvestris chromosome 1, drMalSylv7.2, whole genome shotgun sequence genomic stretch:
- the LOC126616995 gene encoding maltose excess protein 1-like, chloroplastic translates to MKSNQISMAESLVVVPYSSYIPGPPPHPRLQQHHHLKSFPASSSSSSIQHNTNTNALTVSSAGQGQCLLFNFYHPIPLRLRRHSTLSALDSDVPHPLHQGSVKSTSSKTGFEQWNSWTAKFSGASNIPFLLLQMPQIYLNAQNLLAGNKAALLAVPWMGMFTGLLGNLSLLSYFAKKRENEAIVVQTLGVISLYVVFAQLSMADAMPLPYFVITSIVVATGLVLNFLNYFGWLNAGLWRFWEDFITVGGLSVLPQIMWSTFVPYIPNSILPGALAFVVAVVAVVMARMGKLSEGGIKFVGGISGWTATLLFMWMPVSQMWTNFLNPDNIKGLSASSMLLAMIGNGLMIPRALFIRDLMWFTGSTWASFFYGYGNIMCLYWFNSISKEFFLAATTGLFLWIGMALWRDAVVNEYGSPFTSLKELVSG, encoded by the exons atgaaatcaaatcaaatatcaaTGGCCGAAAGCCTAGTGGTGGTGCCGTACTCCTCCTACATCCCTGGTCCGCCTCCTCATCCTCGACTGCAACAACATCATCATCTGAAATCCTTTCCCGCCTCGTCCTCGTCCTCGTCAATCCAACACAACACCAACACCAACGCTCTCACCGTCTCTTCCGCGGGCCAAGGCCAATGCTTATTGTTCAACTTTTACCATCCCATTCCTTTGCGTTTGCGGCGCCACTCAACTCTCAGCGCTCTTGACTCCGACGTCCCTCACCCTCTTCACCAG GGATCAGTGAAATCCACGAGCAGCAAAACTGGTTTCGAGCAATGGAATTCGTGGACAGCAAAGTTCTCGGGCGCATCAAATATCCCATTTCTCTTACTGCAAATGCCTCAAATCTACCTCAATGCCCAAAATCTTCTGGCAGGAAATAAAGCTGCCCTTTTGGCAGTCCCATGGATG GGAATGTTTACTGGTTTGCTTGGAAACCTTTCCCTGCTTTCATATTTTGCAAAGAAGAGGGAGAATGAGGCCATTGTGGTGCAGACACTGGGTGTAATTTCCTTATATGTGGTTTTTGCTCAGCTTTCCATGGCAGATGCAATGCCTCTACCTTACTTTGTCATTACCTCCATTGTTGTTGCAACTGGCcttgttttgaatttcttgaattaCTTTGGTTGGCTTAATGCTGGACTCTGGCGCTTCTGGGAGGACTTTATTACTGTTGGTGGGCTATCAGTTCTTCCCCAa ATTATGTGGTCTACGTTTGTTCCATATATACCCAACAGTATTTTGCCTGGGGCATTGGCTTTTGTTGTAGCTGTGGTGGCAGTTGTTATG GCTCGGATGGGAAAACTCTCTGAAGGTGGCATAAAATTTGTTGGAGGAATATCTGGATGGACAGCTACACTTCTCTTCATGTGGATGCCAGTTTCACAAATG TGGACAAATTTCCTAAATCCTGACAACATCAAGGGTTTATCAGCTTCCTCGATGTTGCTTGCAATGATTGGAAATGGGCTTATGATCCCACGTGCACTTTTTATTCGTGACTTGATGTG GTTCACTGGTTCTACTTGGGCTTCTTTCTTTTATGGATATGGGAATATCATGTGCTTGTATTG GTTCAACAGTATCAGCAAGGAATTTTTCTTAGCAGCTACAACTGGTTTGTTTTTGTGGATAG GAATGGCTCTATGGAGAGACGCTGTTGTCAACGAATACGGCTCACCTTTCACATCTTTGAAAGAGTTGGTTTCTGGATAG